A region from the Variovorax sp. V93 genome encodes:
- a CDS encoding MFS transporter, which translates to MNTEPAAAAPRTERLPFGLAWLALGAFAIGTESFMVAGLLQLLAADLQVSATRAGQLVLLFALSYAIGSPLMAAACARFGRRPLLIASLAAFSALTLLASMVQGFAQLALARVVLGLVAGVFLPTASAVAAAMVPPALRGRALAIVSGGGTVAVALGVPLGAWIAGWGGWRTAYLLIAAVAALAAWGLAAGLPRQLAAAPDGAAARPAVALAVAREAGVPSALLVTVLWATGGFSFYTYIAPFLSHTLGVGADGAGAVFCAIGVAAAVGTAAGGWATDRFGADRVVQGFALMLVLVLGGLSLAAQMLPRGLALPLVVGLSALWGLAGWGFGPAQAVRLIRLAPERAPMTLSLHASAVYLGIAAGSALGGAAIELFGVAAVGWVGSACQLAGWMLLLRAARRARTLRLPAAAPQAA; encoded by the coding sequence ATGAACACCGAACCCGCTGCCGCTGCACCTCGGACGGAACGCCTGCCCTTCGGCTTGGCGTGGCTCGCGCTTGGCGCCTTCGCCATCGGCACCGAAAGCTTCATGGTGGCCGGCCTGCTGCAGCTCTTGGCAGCCGACCTGCAGGTGAGCGCCACGCGGGCCGGCCAGCTGGTGCTGCTGTTCGCGCTGAGCTATGCGATCGGTTCGCCGCTGATGGCTGCAGCATGCGCGCGATTCGGCCGGCGGCCGCTGCTGATCGCGAGCCTCGCGGCTTTCTCCGCGCTCACGCTGCTGGCCTCGATGGTCCAGGGCTTCGCGCAGCTGGCGCTGGCGCGTGTGGTGCTGGGGCTGGTGGCTGGCGTCTTCCTGCCAACTGCGAGCGCGGTGGCGGCGGCCATGGTGCCGCCCGCGCTGCGTGGCCGCGCGCTCGCCATCGTGAGCGGCGGCGGCACGGTGGCGGTGGCGCTCGGCGTGCCGCTGGGCGCGTGGATCGCGGGCTGGGGCGGCTGGCGCACGGCCTACCTGCTGATTGCCGCGGTGGCGGCGCTGGCCGCCTGGGGCCTCGCTGCCGGCCTGCCGCGCCAACTGGCGGCGGCGCCCGATGGAGCCGCCGCCCGGCCCGCCGTGGCCCTGGCGGTGGCCCGCGAAGCCGGCGTGCCGTCGGCGCTGCTGGTCACGGTGCTGTGGGCCACGGGCGGCTTCAGCTTCTACACCTACATCGCGCCCTTCCTGTCGCACACGCTGGGCGTGGGGGCGGACGGCGCCGGCGCGGTGTTCTGCGCCATTGGCGTGGCGGCCGCGGTGGGCACGGCGGCGGGGGGCTGGGCCACCGACCGCTTCGGCGCCGACCGCGTGGTGCAGGGCTTCGCGCTGATGCTGGTGCTGGTCCTGGGCGGGCTCTCGCTCGCGGCGCAGATGCTGCCGCGCGGCCTCGCGCTGCCGCTCGTCGTGGGACTGTCGGCGCTGTGGGGCCTTGCCGGCTGGGGCTTCGGTCCGGCGCAGGCGGTGCGGCTGATCCGGCTGGCGCCCGAGCGCGCGCCGATGACGCTGTCGCTCCATGCGTCGGCGGTGTACCTGGGCATTGCGGCCGGCTCGGCGCTGGGCGGCGCGGCGATCGAGCTCTTCGGCGTGGCGGCGGTGGGCTGGGTGGGCAGCGCCTGCCAGCTCGCCGGATGGATGCTGCTGTTGCGCGCGGCGCGCCGGGCGCGCACGCTGCGCCTGCCCGCGGCGGCACCGCAAGCCGCCTGA
- the infA gene encoding translation initiation factor IF-1 yields the protein MPKEELIEMNGAVTEVLPDSRYRVTLDNGHQLIAYSGGKMRKHHIRILAGDKVSLELSPYDLTKGRITFRHLERRGPPPTNSGNNNAPRR from the coding sequence ATGCCCAAGGAAGAACTGATCGAAATGAACGGCGCAGTGACCGAAGTCCTGCCCGACTCGCGCTACCGCGTGACGCTCGACAACGGCCACCAGCTGATCGCCTACAGCGGCGGCAAGATGCGCAAGCACCACATCCGCATCCTGGCGGGTGACAAGGTGTCGCTCGAACTCTCGCCCTACGACCTGACCAAGGGCCGTATCACCTTCCGCCACCTGGAGCGTCGCGGCCCGCCGCCGACCAACTCCGGCAACAACAACGCACCTCGCCGCTGA
- the dbpA gene encoding ATP-dependent RNA helicase DbpA yields MTTPSSTAGDPQAENGFAALALSPQMLANLTQLGYTQMTAIQAAALPPALLGKDLIAQAKTGSGKTAAFALALLSNLNPRRFAIQAMVLCPTRELADQVTTEIRRLARAEENIKVVTLCGGVALRGQIASLEHGAHIVVGTPGRIMDHLERENLNLEALNTLVLDEADRMLDMGFFDDIVKVARQCPKERQTLLFSATYPEGIAKLAQQFMKSPEQITVQAQHEGSKIRQRWYQVKESERLHAVSLLLDHFRPVSTLAFCNTKQQCRDLVEVLQAQGFSALALFGELEQRERDQVLVQFANRSCSVLVATDVAARGLDIAQLEAVINVDVTPDAEIHIHRIGRTGRVGQQGGAEGLALNLASMDEMGSVGKIEQLQGRESEWHPLAELTPAQGVPLAPPMATLQIVGGRKEKIRAGDVLGALTGDCGYAKDQVGKINVNEFSTYVAVERGIAAEAARKLSSGRVKGKSVKVRLLEL; encoded by the coding sequence ATGACCACACCCTCTTCCACAGCCGGCGACCCCCAGGCCGAGAACGGTTTTGCCGCGCTGGCGCTTTCGCCCCAGATGCTGGCCAACCTCACGCAGCTCGGCTACACGCAGATGACGGCGATCCAGGCGGCCGCGCTGCCGCCGGCGCTGCTCGGCAAGGACCTGATCGCGCAGGCCAAGACCGGCAGCGGCAAGACGGCCGCCTTTGCGCTGGCGCTGCTCTCCAACCTGAACCCGCGCCGCTTCGCCATCCAGGCGATGGTGCTGTGCCCGACGCGCGAACTGGCCGACCAGGTCACGACCGAAATCCGCCGCCTGGCGCGCGCCGAGGAAAACATCAAGGTGGTCACGCTCTGCGGCGGCGTCGCGCTGCGCGGGCAGATCGCCAGCCTGGAGCACGGCGCGCACATCGTGGTGGGCACGCCGGGCCGCATCATGGACCACCTGGAGCGCGAGAACCTGAACCTCGAGGCGCTCAACACGCTGGTACTCGACGAGGCCGACCGCATGCTCGACATGGGCTTCTTCGACGACATCGTGAAGGTGGCGCGCCAGTGCCCCAAGGAGCGCCAGACGCTGCTGTTCTCGGCCACCTACCCCGAAGGCATCGCCAAGCTCGCGCAGCAGTTCATGAAGAGCCCCGAGCAGATCACGGTGCAGGCGCAGCATGAAGGCAGCAAGATCCGCCAGCGCTGGTACCAGGTGAAGGAAAGCGAACGGCTGCATGCCGTGAGCCTGCTGCTCGACCATTTCCGCCCCGTCAGCACGCTGGCCTTCTGCAACACCAAGCAGCAGTGCCGCGACCTCGTCGAGGTGCTGCAGGCCCAGGGCTTCAGCGCACTGGCGCTGTTCGGCGAGCTGGAGCAGCGCGAGCGCGACCAGGTGCTGGTGCAGTTTGCCAACCGCAGCTGCTCGGTGCTGGTGGCGACCGACGTGGCGGCGCGCGGGCTGGACATTGCGCAGCTCGAGGCCGTGATCAACGTCGACGTGACGCCGGACGCCGAAATCCACATCCACCGCATCGGACGCACCGGCCGCGTGGGCCAGCAGGGCGGCGCCGAAGGCCTTGCGCTGAACCTGGCCAGCATGGACGAGATGGGCAGCGTCGGCAAGATCGAGCAGCTGCAGGGCCGCGAATCCGAATGGCACCCGCTGGCCGAGCTCACGCCGGCCCAGGGCGTGCCGCTCGCGCCGCCCATGGCCACCTTGCAGATCGTGGGCGGGCGCAAGGAGAAGATCCGCGCCGGCGACGTGCTGGGCGCGCTCACCGGCGACTGCGGCTACGCCAAGGACCAGGTCGGCAAGATCAACGTCAACGAGTTCTCGACCTATGTGGCCGTGGAGCGCGGCATTGCGGCCGAAGCGGCACGCAAGCTCTCGAGCGGCCGCGTGAAGGGCAAGAGCGTGAAGGTGCGCCTGCTGGAGCTCTGA
- a CDS encoding fatty acid desaturase family protein, translated as MAVAPRAQPEDFFTTEEWQSLTARSSWKGLWLVAHCWGVIGAAMLAGIVWPWTVPLMVPIVGARQLGLFILMHDAAHAGLHCSRRVNDWVGYWLCSSTLRGYRPYHLQHHRFVQQTEDPDLVLSAPFPITRGSMWRKVVRDLSGQTFYKQRFGHIAEGIRHRAPGESALKAFGRELAKDRRFLAGNGLGLLAFALAGHGWAWLLMWLLPMATWLPLVSRVRNIAEHALVAQNEADPLRQARTTHAGWLERALVAPYWVNYHCEHHMFTSLPCWSLPKAHRLLQRRGATARMEVQPGYLSLLKRAAPA; from the coding sequence ATGGCCGTCGCCCCCCGCGCCCAACCCGAGGACTTCTTCACCACCGAGGAGTGGCAGTCGCTCACCGCCCGTTCGTCATGGAAGGGCCTGTGGCTGGTGGCGCACTGCTGGGGCGTCATCGGCGCCGCGATGCTCGCGGGTATCGTGTGGCCGTGGACCGTGCCGCTCATGGTGCCGATCGTCGGCGCGCGGCAGCTCGGGCTCTTCATCCTCATGCACGATGCCGCGCATGCGGGCCTGCACTGCAGCCGCAGGGTCAACGACTGGGTGGGTTACTGGCTGTGCTCCTCCACGCTGCGCGGCTACCGGCCCTACCACCTGCAGCACCACCGCTTCGTGCAGCAGACCGAAGACCCGGACCTGGTGCTGTCTGCGCCCTTCCCGATCACGCGTGGTTCGATGTGGCGCAAGGTCGTGCGCGACCTGAGCGGCCAGACCTTCTACAAGCAGCGCTTCGGCCACATCGCCGAAGGCATCCGGCACCGCGCACCCGGCGAATCGGCGCTGAAGGCCTTCGGGCGCGAGCTGGCGAAAGACCGCCGCTTCCTCGCCGGCAACGGCCTCGGCCTGCTGGCCTTCGCGCTGGCCGGGCATGGGTGGGCCTGGCTCCTGATGTGGCTGCTGCCGATGGCCACCTGGCTGCCGCTCGTGAGCCGTGTGCGCAACATCGCCGAGCATGCGCTGGTGGCGCAGAACGAGGCCGATCCGCTGCGCCAGGCGCGCACCACGCACGCCGGCTGGCTGGAGCGCGCGCTGGTGGCGCCCTACTGGGTCAACTACCACTGCGAGCACCACATGTTCACCAGCCTGCCCTGCTGGAGCCTGCCGAAGGCGCACCGCCTGCTGCAGCGGCGCGGCGCCACCGCGCGCATGGAAGTGCAGCCGGGCTACCTGAGCCTGCTCAAGCGCGCCGCGCCCGCCTGA